From a single Leptospira neocaledonica genomic region:
- a CDS encoding MBOAT family O-acyltransferase: MIFNSIVFVVFFISLHFLYWKAPKRFGNIILLIGSVIFYGYWSIPFLFHFLGTILINYFLYIWASKYPGRVSLSITVILNLLNLAFFKYTYFLLSSFVDLGIAGDFGKQLLIDSKSIVLPLAISFYTFQILALQIDSHREKFSEKISLEKFSLFILFFPQLIAGPIMRHGDFFDQLDRNRRYSNLSFNSGYILIILGVIKKVLIADSISVIIDPVFTHPGDYDSISLLASIYGFAIQIYCDFAGYTDMARGMALLLGFDIPPNFKAPYFSLSFKEFWTRWHITLSTWLRDYLYISLGGNRQGKIRTFVNLFLTMLLGGLWHGANYTFIIWGFLHGSYLVIERLLGLEKLSQDRPNFLKFLSAFIVFHAVCFAWIFFRADSASLSFSIISGMFTNSGQMRLLDIGPLLLLVISGIVTQLYEFLPKKSKSIHFRYREIIVPVFALIVAFLTASVSSQASPFIYFQF; this comes from the coding sequence ATGATCTTTAATTCAATTGTTTTTGTTGTATTCTTTATATCTCTTCATTTTCTTTACTGGAAGGCACCCAAACGATTTGGGAACATTATTCTTTTAATAGGCTCCGTAATCTTTTACGGCTATTGGAGCATTCCTTTTCTGTTCCATTTCCTTGGAACAATATTGATCAATTATTTTCTTTATATATGGGCCTCTAAATATCCGGGCCGAGTCAGTCTGAGCATAACTGTAATATTAAACTTATTAAATCTAGCTTTTTTCAAATACACATATTTTCTCTTGAGTTCTTTCGTTGATCTGGGTATAGCGGGGGACTTTGGAAAACAATTACTTATAGATTCAAAAAGTATAGTACTTCCATTAGCGATCAGTTTTTATACGTTTCAAATACTAGCTTTGCAAATAGATTCGCATAGAGAAAAATTCTCAGAGAAAATCAGTTTAGAAAAGTTCAGTCTCTTCATTTTATTTTTCCCTCAGCTGATAGCGGGTCCGATCATGAGACACGGAGATTTTTTCGACCAGCTGGATCGTAATCGTCGGTATTCGAATCTTTCTTTTAATTCTGGCTATATTCTTATAATTCTTGGAGTCATTAAAAAAGTTTTAATAGCCGATTCGATTTCAGTAATTATCGATCCGGTTTTTACTCATCCAGGAGATTACGATTCGATTAGCTTACTTGCATCAATTTATGGATTTGCTATTCAAATATATTGCGATTTTGCGGGTTATACGGATATGGCGAGAGGGATGGCCTTACTTTTGGGTTTCGATATCCCTCCTAATTTTAAGGCTCCGTATTTTTCACTTTCCTTTAAAGAATTTTGGACTAGATGGCATATAACTCTTTCTACATGGTTAAGAGATTATTTATATATCTCTCTTGGTGGAAATCGACAAGGTAAAATTCGAACTTTTGTGAATCTATTTCTTACCATGCTTTTAGGAGGTCTTTGGCATGGTGCAAATTATACATTTATAATTTGGGGTTTCTTACATGGCTCATATTTGGTCATCGAAAGATTGTTAGGCCTTGAGAAACTTTCTCAAGATAGACCAAACTTTCTCAAGTTTCTTTCTGCGTTTATAGTTTTCCATGCAGTGTGTTTTGCTTGGATCTTTTTTCGAGCAGATTCGGCCTCGCTTTCGTTTTCAATAATTTCCGGTATGTTTACTAATTCTGGTCAAATGAGATTATTAGATATTGGTCCATTGCTTCTATTAGTTATTTCCGGGATCGTAACTCAGTTATATGAATTTTTACCTAAAAAATCCAAGTCGATTCATTTTCGATATAGAGAGATTATTGTTCCCGTATTCGCATTGATCGTTGCATTCTTGACTGCTTCGGTCTCTTCTCAAGCTTCTCCATTTATTTACTTTCAATTTTAA
- a CDS encoding pirin family protein, translating to MGFRRITGTRIAEKTIEGGGFPVRRPFPVPQFSYWDPFLLLDEMGPVVYEPGKAIGAPDHPHRGFETVTYLLSGEMEHKDSWGHAGKLKEGGIQWMTAGAGLVHSELPSADFQSRGGRMHGFQIWVNLPRDKKLISPNYQEMDSSELPVAEKDGVWAKVIAGELWGTNAIIQTQTPIVFFHLKLSPGSYAEVPVPKDYNILAYPFVGEGTVIDTDAEHDLVEGETVFYQGGEGSIGLRAPENFAWEVLILGGQPLNEPVARYGPFVMSTPQEIQQAFEDYSAGKMGTI from the coding sequence ATGGGTTTTAGACGAATAACCGGAACAAGAATCGCCGAAAAAACTATCGAAGGTGGAGGATTTCCAGTCCGAAGACCGTTCCCAGTTCCGCAATTTTCTTATTGGGACCCGTTTTTACTTTTGGATGAAATGGGACCTGTCGTTTACGAACCAGGCAAAGCAATAGGCGCTCCCGATCATCCTCATCGCGGCTTCGAAACAGTTACGTATCTATTGTCCGGAGAAATGGAACACAAAGATTCCTGGGGGCACGCGGGAAAATTAAAAGAAGGTGGGATCCAATGGATGACAGCGGGTGCAGGATTAGTACATTCAGAACTTCCTTCGGCTGATTTTCAATCCAGAGGCGGAAGAATGCATGGATTCCAGATCTGGGTTAATCTCCCAAGGGATAAAAAACTTATTTCCCCGAATTACCAGGAGATGGATTCATCCGAACTTCCTGTGGCAGAAAAAGACGGTGTTTGGGCAAAAGTGATCGCAGGAGAGCTTTGGGGAACCAATGCAATCATCCAAACTCAGACTCCAATTGTATTTTTCCATTTGAAACTTTCTCCAGGTTCGTATGCAGAAGTGCCAGTTCCAAAAGATTATAATATTCTGGCCTATCCTTTCGTGGGAGAAGGTACTGTAATCGATACAGATGCAGAACATGATCTGGTAGAAGGTGAAACAGTATTTTATCAAGGGGGAGAAGGTAGTATAGGCCTCAGAGCCCCCGAAAATTTTGCTTGGGAAGTATTGATTCTAGGAGGACAACCTCTGAACGAGCCTGTGGCACGTTATGGTCCTTTTGTGATGAGCACTCCTCAAGAGATACAACAGGCATTTGAGGATTATTCCGCAGGAAAAATGGGGACAATATAA
- a CDS encoding hybrid sensor histidine kinase/response regulator gives MENLPYSVAPLPENEEERVQALRRYRILDTPAEEKYDGIIKAASLICGAPMALVSLIDSERQWFKARMGINDSETPRRDSFCQFALYENKTLIVEDAQLDPRFRQNPYVVNDPNIRFYAGAPLRTPDGYVLGTLCVLDTQPKKLSEAEIQALEALANSVVSFMELDAKSQSLIQLQAVALELQKAKEQFFINMNHELRTPVHGILGMVDLLHQTNNPELQKEYLDSLTESSEHLIRLINDVIDFSKAESGSLHFSFKEFDMISLLERYSEEASDKAFKKGLAFKTILPPARESIDVKSDSIRVRQILVNLVSNALKFTEKGGVTVELALERETETDITLSLSVKDTGIGIEAHRIPTLFEAFSQTDISNSRKYGGTGLGLSICKRICEALDWNISVESESGKGSRFVLEMTLPKADLSEKVKIVESKNRINFDFSEHKDLKILVAEDNPVNQRLIQKMLEKLGLRCAVVSNGIDALAYWEEMDVDLLLLDIQMPELSGLETARILKKKPSTRKVPWIIAVTAHDSPEDRKACAEAGMDDYLGKPFRIEDLGEKIQEFLKDFPSSLAS, from the coding sequence ATGGAAAATCTTCCTTATAGCGTCGCTCCCTTACCCGAAAACGAAGAAGAAAGGGTACAGGCATTAAGACGTTATAGAATTCTGGATACGCCTGCTGAAGAAAAATACGACGGCATTATAAAAGCTGCCTCCCTAATTTGTGGGGCGCCTATGGCATTGGTTTCCCTGATCGATTCGGAAAGACAATGGTTTAAGGCAAGAATGGGGATTAACGATTCGGAAACCCCTAGGCGAGATTCCTTTTGTCAATTTGCACTCTATGAAAATAAAACCTTAATTGTAGAAGATGCTCAATTAGATCCAAGATTCCGGCAAAATCCTTATGTAGTAAACGATCCGAATATCAGATTTTATGCAGGCGCACCATTAAGAACTCCTGATGGTTACGTTTTAGGCACATTATGTGTATTAGATACGCAGCCGAAAAAATTATCAGAAGCGGAGATACAAGCTTTAGAAGCATTGGCAAATTCTGTGGTTTCTTTTATGGAATTAGATGCTAAATCTCAGTCATTGATACAGCTGCAGGCTGTAGCACTAGAATTACAAAAAGCTAAAGAACAATTTTTCATTAATATGAACCATGAGCTTAGGACTCCCGTGCATGGAATCCTGGGAATGGTGGATTTACTTCATCAAACAAATAATCCTGAACTTCAAAAGGAATATCTGGATTCATTAACGGAAAGCTCGGAACATCTGATTCGTTTGATCAATGATGTGATCGATTTCAGTAAGGCAGAATCAGGCTCCTTACATTTCAGTTTTAAAGAATTCGATATGATTTCCCTTCTGGAAAGATATTCGGAAGAAGCCTCCGACAAAGCGTTCAAAAAAGGATTGGCATTTAAAACCATCCTTCCCCCCGCAAGAGAAAGTATAGATGTAAAATCAGATTCGATACGCGTTAGGCAGATCCTTGTTAATTTGGTTTCAAACGCTTTGAAGTTCACTGAAAAAGGCGGAGTCACCGTAGAGTTGGCCTTAGAACGTGAGACCGAAACGGATATAACTCTTTCTTTGAGTGTAAAAGATACAGGCATAGGGATAGAAGCTCATCGGATCCCGACTTTATTTGAGGCATTCTCACAAACCGATATTTCCAATTCTAGAAAATACGGCGGTACAGGTTTAGGACTTTCTATCTGCAAACGAATCTGCGAAGCATTGGATTGGAATATATCCGTAGAAAGTGAATCAGGAAAAGGTTCTAGATTCGTTTTAGAAATGACCCTTCCAAAAGCGGACCTCTCCGAAAAAGTTAAAATTGTAGAATCTAAAAATCGGATCAATTTCGATTTCTCTGAACATAAAGACCTGAAAATCCTTGTGGCGGAAGACAATCCGGTAAATCAAAGATTGATCCAAAAGATGTTGGAAAAATTAGGGTTACGTTGTGCGGTCGTTTCCAACGGAATAGATGCATTGGCATATTGGGAGGAGATGGATGTGGATCTTCTTCTTTTAGATATACAAATGCCGGAGCTAAGTGGATTAGAGACCGCAAGAATCTTAAAAAAGAAACCAAGTACAAGAAAGGTTCCTTGGATCATTGCAGTCACCGCCCATGACAGCCCCGAAGACAGAAAAGCATGTGCGGAAGCTGGCATGGACGATTATTTAGGAAAACCTTTTCGGATAGAAGATCTGGGGGAGAAGATCCAAGAATTTTTGAAAGATTTCCCCTCCTCCCTTGCCTCCTGA
- a CDS encoding LIC13081 family protein, with translation MREVSMATTTIAFTVPISLSRAFNYVSNFERLPDWSGNILSFKKNESTTSFQVKTKLWFFACKFEYQILESKYPSRLVLRIKSRFSDQTETFSFYPDPKGSDTDTKILFTSQMELSGFSKIFRYWIFSKAFENTRKDIRRLQEILSHGKTLGIRNFQVIHD, from the coding sequence ATGAGAGAAGTTTCCATGGCGACGACTACTATTGCTTTTACTGTGCCGATTTCTTTGAGCAGAGCGTTCAATTACGTTTCTAATTTCGAACGTTTGCCCGACTGGTCAGGAAATATTCTCTCCTTTAAGAAAAACGAAAGTACTACTAGTTTTCAAGTGAAAACTAAACTTTGGTTTTTTGCATGTAAGTTCGAATATCAAATTTTAGAATCCAAGTATCCAAGCAGATTGGTACTCCGGATCAAAAGTAGATTTTCGGACCAGACGGAAACATTTTCTTTTTACCCAGACCCAAAAGGCTCCGATACTGATACTAAAATCCTTTTTACAAGTCAGATGGAATTGTCAGGATTTTCTAAAATTTTTCGATATTGGATCTTCTCCAAGGCGTTCGAAAATACTCGAAAAGATATCCGAAGACTGCAAGAGATCCTCTCTCACGGCAAAACCTTAGGGATTCGTAATTTTCAGGTGATACATGATTGA
- the ilvB gene encoding biosynthetic-type acetolactate synthase large subunit, whose amino-acid sequence METITEKNKAWLREDKVPQNGAELIVAYLKRRRIQNVYGIPGGANLPLYDALHNSGIRHILARHEQGGGFMAQGEARVTKKPAVCLASSGPGVTNLITAVADAKSDSIPLVAITGQVPLSLIGTDAFQEIDTYGLSLPITKKTYLVRSVSELIRILPEAFQIAEGPRPGPVWIDVPKDVQASSISLSMSQIESIWSSQEETISPTIFISEADRLRFYSLLENSKKPVLYIGGGVRGSGAEDLILQLAEAQEIPVVCTLMGLDSFSQTHSLSLGMLGMHGSPYTNRLLSESDLLLAFGVRFDDRATGKLETFCPNAKVIHVDIDYKEIGKLRKPDFGFCSDLKYFLENMGEFPIQERKEWREQIRSYKELYPLNSISASKGFSPQDIILTVAKFLGPNARISTDVGQHQMWVAQYYPFQKSGTFLTSGGLGTMGFGLPAAIGASLADPNSKIVCFSGDGSILMNIQELDTLSELQSDLKIIIFDNRNLGLVRQQQNLFYGSRYNGSSYPSHSKFSKIANAFGIPSLDLGDTEKNLEDLEVFLKEKGPGLIVVPIDQDLQVLPMVPPGKSNLEMLLG is encoded by the coding sequence ATGGAAACGATTACTGAAAAAAACAAGGCCTGGCTTAGAGAAGATAAGGTTCCCCAAAACGGAGCCGAACTGATCGTTGCTTATTTAAAAAGAAGAAGGATCCAAAATGTATATGGGATCCCTGGCGGCGCCAATCTACCGTTATACGATGCACTTCATAATAGCGGAATACGTCATATTCTCGCGAGACACGAACAGGGTGGAGGATTTATGGCTCAGGGAGAAGCCAGAGTCACTAAAAAACCCGCAGTTTGTCTGGCTTCCTCTGGCCCAGGAGTTACAAATTTAATCACCGCAGTTGCGGATGCAAAATCGGATTCTATTCCGTTAGTCGCAATTACAGGCCAAGTACCTTTATCTCTCATTGGGACGGACGCTTTTCAAGAAATAGACACATACGGTCTTTCCTTGCCCATTACTAAAAAAACATATTTGGTCCGTTCTGTATCGGAACTCATCCGTATTTTGCCTGAGGCTTTCCAAATTGCAGAAGGACCTAGACCAGGCCCTGTTTGGATAGATGTACCCAAGGATGTACAGGCTTCTTCTATTTCACTTTCTATGTCCCAGATAGAATCTATTTGGAGTTCTCAAGAAGAAACAATTTCTCCTACTATCTTTATCTCTGAAGCAGATAGGCTTAGATTTTATTCTCTATTAGAAAATTCTAAAAAACCTGTTTTGTATATAGGTGGAGGAGTTAGAGGTTCAGGTGCAGAAGATCTGATCCTTCAATTGGCTGAGGCTCAGGAAATTCCAGTAGTTTGTACTTTGATGGGATTAGATTCTTTTTCCCAAACTCATAGTTTATCTTTGGGAATGCTTGGAATGCATGGTTCTCCTTATACGAATCGATTATTGTCCGAGTCTGATCTTCTTTTGGCATTTGGAGTTCGTTTCGACGATAGGGCTACCGGAAAATTGGAAACATTCTGCCCGAATGCAAAAGTGATCCATGTAGACATAGATTATAAGGAAATCGGAAAATTAAGAAAACCTGATTTCGGATTCTGTTCCGATCTAAAATACTTTCTGGAGAATATGGGCGAATTTCCCATCCAAGAAAGAAAAGAGTGGAGAGAGCAGATTCGTTCTTATAAAGAGCTGTACCCTTTAAATTCCATTTCCGCGTCTAAAGGTTTTTCTCCTCAGGATATCATTTTGACTGTTGCAAAATTTTTAGGACCGAACGCAAGGATCAGTACGGATGTTGGCCAACACCAGATGTGGGTGGCTCAATATTATCCATTCCAAAAAAGCGGGACATTTTTGACTTCCGGGGGACTGGGCACTATGGGTTTCGGTTTGCCTGCAGCGATAGGAGCCTCGCTTGCGGATCCTAATTCTAAGATCGTTTGTTTTTCCGGTGATGGCTCCATTTTAATGAATATCCAGGAATTGGATACTTTGAGCGAGTTACAATCGGATCTTAAAATTATAATATTCGATAATCGGAATCTTGGACTTGTTCGCCAGCAGCAGAATTTGTTCTACGGAAGTAGATACAATGGAAGCTCTTATCCTTCTCATTCCAAGTTTTCTAAGATCGCAAACGCTTTTGGGATTCCTAGTTTAGATTTGGGAGATACGGAAAAAAATTTAGAAGATCTTGAGGTTTTTTTGAAAGAGAAGGGCCCTGGACTGATCGTTGTTCCGATCGATCAGGATCTTCAAGTTCTTCCTATGGTACCTCCTGGAAAAAGTAATTTGGAGATGCTCTTAGGTTGA
- a CDS encoding DUF1574 family protein, translating to MKKYAIQIFFILYFLLDKLVLIPGVKYFLTDSLKSNPYQETLDNSDPKEAGMIPVEGKKIVWAFGSSRSLSFYHMPNSLHTKVDRFTDSREKSLVDSYEFFAFASPGSNPVVFFTRVTELLERNMRPDVLFIETSAFGFNKNNRYTKYAKLEAIPFSFVYNHLDSIPYEYIYDITTTRLFATLRYRISRKAIEENLSGKAKAQEAMLRLVTKNFDNELSDTFSKKSKEAPRVYTEKEFKDFSPLDPESDELKLKIAISKKALEKEFYNAFEQDEAIWKFMEETLKKAKERKIPVVLWIPKVHPELEKIHKKYKLEIIWKERLKNLANRYDTILVDFESDEKLKCERFSDISHLSPICYTELSSVLLQKSSKN from the coding sequence ATGAAAAAATACGCCATTCAAATCTTTTTTATTTTGTATTTTCTATTGGATAAGTTGGTCCTTATTCCGGGAGTGAAATATTTTTTGACGGATTCATTAAAATCCAATCCTTATCAAGAGACGCTGGATAATAGCGATCCAAAGGAAGCAGGCATGATACCTGTGGAAGGAAAAAAAATCGTTTGGGCATTCGGCTCTTCTCGATCATTATCTTTTTATCATATGCCAAATTCTCTTCACACTAAAGTGGATCGATTTACCGATTCAAGGGAGAAGTCTCTCGTTGATTCTTACGAGTTTTTTGCTTTCGCAAGTCCGGGATCAAATCCAGTGGTTTTTTTCACTAGGGTAACAGAATTGTTAGAAAGAAATATGAGGCCTGATGTTCTTTTTATAGAAACGTCCGCCTTTGGATTTAACAAAAATAATAGATATACTAAGTATGCAAAGTTAGAAGCTATTCCCTTTTCCTTTGTCTATAACCATCTTGATTCGATTCCCTATGAATATATTTACGATATAACTACCACAAGATTATTCGCAACCTTGAGATATAGAATTTCGAGGAAAGCTATCGAAGAAAATTTATCGGGGAAAGCCAAAGCCCAAGAAGCTATGCTTAGGCTCGTAACAAAAAATTTTGATAATGAGTTGAGCGATACATTTAGCAAGAAATCGAAAGAAGCACCTAGAGTATACACGGAGAAGGAATTTAAGGACTTTTCTCCTTTAGATCCAGAGTCGGACGAATTGAAGTTAAAAATTGCAATAAGCAAAAAAGCATTAGAGAAAGAGTTTTATAATGCCTTCGAACAGGATGAGGCAATCTGGAAATTCATGGAAGAAACTCTCAAAAAAGCGAAAGAAAGAAAAATTCCCGTCGTTCTTTGGATCCCTAAAGTTCATCCTGAATTGGAAAAAATTCATAAAAAATATAAGTTGGAAATTATTTGGAAGGAAAGATTGAAAAATTTGGCGAATCGTTACGATACGATACTTGTCGATTTCGAATCCGATGAAAAATTAAAATGTGAAAGATTTTCGGATATCAGTCATCTTTCTCCTATATGTTATACTGAACTTTCTTCAGTGCTTCTGCAAAAATCTTCTAAAAACTGA
- the tpx gene encoding thiol peroxidase, with protein MASVTLKGNPVQLEGKLLEVGAKAPEFNGTAKDLSTKSLKDYNGKVKILVSVPSLDTSVCAMETKKFHERAAKLDGIVTLVVSGDLPFAMNRFCTMEGLDSPNLVTLSQFRDFSFSKAYGTHIADGGLQGLSARAVFVVDKNDTVQYVELVPEIASEPNYEAAIGAAKKLV; from the coding sequence ATGGCAAGCGTCACTCTTAAAGGTAACCCAGTTCAACTCGAAGGAAAATTATTAGAAGTAGGAGCAAAGGCTCCTGAATTTAACGGAACAGCAAAAGACTTAAGCACCAAGTCTCTCAAAGATTATAACGGAAAAGTGAAAATTTTAGTTTCAGTCCCAAGTTTAGATACTTCCGTATGCGCAATGGAAACCAAAAAATTCCATGAAAGAGCGGCAAAGCTAGACGGGATTGTAACTCTAGTTGTCTCTGGAGATCTTCCTTTTGCAATGAATCGTTTTTGCACTATGGAAGGATTAGATTCTCCGAATCTGGTAACACTTTCCCAATTCAGGGATTTTTCTTTTTCTAAAGCTTACGGGACTCATATCGCGGACGGAGGTTTACAAGGACTTTCTGCAAGAGCCGTTTTCGTTGTAGATAAGAATGATACGGTCCAATATGTGGAATTAGTTCCTGAAATCGCAAGTGAGCCGAACTACGAAGCTGCGATCGGAGCCGCAAAAAAATTAGTTTAG
- a CDS encoding anthranilate synthase component II — MKVLLVDHHDSFSYNLFQLVGEILEEEFPYRFKLDVIRQNETDVSKVLKERYDRILLSPGPGTPEDPEYFGCSMEILKQLGGDVPILGVCLGMQGIAHFAGANIIKAEYPMHGKISEIKTDQKGVFKDLPSSLKVMRYHSLVVDEDSLGEEWERTAYAGTELMGIRHKEKRMEGVQFHPESFATEGGRKILLNFLM, encoded by the coding sequence ATGAAAGTTTTGTTAGTAGATCATCATGATTCTTTTTCCTATAATCTATTCCAACTTGTGGGAGAAATTTTAGAAGAAGAGTTCCCCTATAGATTCAAATTGGATGTGATTCGCCAGAATGAAACAGATGTCTCCAAAGTTTTAAAGGAGAGATATGATAGAATTTTACTTTCTCCCGGGCCTGGAACTCCGGAAGATCCTGAATATTTCGGCTGTTCTATGGAAATCCTAAAACAGTTGGGAGGAGATGTTCCTATTTTAGGAGTTTGTCTCGGAATGCAAGGTATAGCTCATTTTGCAGGAGCAAATATTATAAAAGCAGAATATCCTATGCACGGAAAAATTTCAGAGATCAAAACTGATCAAAAAGGAGTGTTTAAGGATCTTCCCTCTAGCCTAAAAGTGATGAGATATCATTCTTTAGTAGTGGATGAGGATTCACTCGGAGAAGAATGGGAAAGGACCGCCTATGCCGGCACCGAACTGATGGGAATTCGGCATAAGGAAAAAAGAATGGAAGGAGTACAATTCCATCCAGAGTCTTTTGCCACAGAAGGAGGAAGGAAGATACTTTTGAATTTTTTAATGTAA
- a CDS encoding anthranilate synthase component I family protein — translation MSIEIQKLRKEADFLFPRPILRAFPLKEEDVLEYFQKLMEETEVAVLFESLGPESDNSRYSFISGFPKRVFRAKEDRLECDGKEIARGNPYRLFSEIFPPRKSFLEYTESGGGGLYGYLSYEAANDMEPSLLLKEHSKFPKFCFAWMEDGILLDRRTGESKYFHYGTDRYRLFEEIYNRKTPGRGKFQSVDLGFSKTKEEHKSMVKEVLEEIRKGNTFQCQVGFRKTFLVGEGETADSRKKGDFELYKSVRKINPSPFMFFMSFPREVHLGASPELLFRLKDGLAESFPLAGTIRRGKNEDEDQKFALQLLSDPKEIAEHNMLVDLHRNDLGRVSKFGTVKVRDSFALKRFSHVQHLSTEVSGILRVGQDMFSGLASSFPTGTLSGAPKIESMKIIHRIENDPRGPYGGAVGRFGFDGNCSFCIPIRSYFRKEEEAVVRASGGIVMDSDPDAEYEEIGHKLGAILKAMEATR, via the coding sequence ATGTCCATAGAAATACAAAAATTAAGAAAAGAGGCAGATTTTCTTTTTCCAAGGCCTATCTTACGAGCTTTTCCTTTAAAGGAAGAAGATGTCTTGGAATATTTTCAAAAATTAATGGAAGAAACTGAGGTCGCGGTCCTCTTCGAAAGTTTGGGACCCGAATCGGATAATTCCAGATACAGTTTTATTTCGGGTTTTCCCAAGAGAGTCTTCCGAGCAAAAGAAGATAGATTAGAATGTGACGGAAAAGAGATTGCTAGGGGAAATCCATACCGGTTATTTTCTGAAATTTTCCCCCCTCGGAAATCATTCTTAGAATATACGGAATCAGGTGGAGGAGGCCTCTACGGCTACCTTTCATATGAGGCGGCGAATGATATGGAGCCAAGCCTCCTTCTAAAAGAACATTCCAAATTTCCAAAGTTCTGTTTTGCATGGATGGAAGATGGGATCCTTTTGGATAGAAGAACAGGAGAATCCAAATATTTTCATTACGGAACAGATCGATACCGTTTATTCGAGGAAATTTATAATAGGAAAACTCCTGGTAGAGGAAAGTTCCAGTCGGTTGATTTAGGTTTTTCTAAAACGAAAGAAGAACATAAATCGATGGTAAAGGAAGTTTTAGAAGAGATCCGAAAAGGAAATACATTCCAATGCCAAGTGGGCTTTCGAAAAACTTTTTTAGTCGGAGAAGGTGAAACCGCCGATTCCAGGAAGAAAGGTGACTTCGAATTATATAAGTCGGTTCGAAAAATAAACCCTTCTCCCTTTATGTTTTTTATGAGTTTTCCGAGAGAAGTTCATTTGGGAGCGAGTCCCGAACTTTTATTTAGATTGAAGGACGGTCTTGCTGAAAGTTTTCCTTTGGCAGGAACAATTCGAAGAGGAAAAAACGAAGACGAAGATCAGAAGTTTGCGTTACAACTTCTCTCCGATCCGAAAGAGATAGCAGAACATAATATGCTCGTAGACTTGCATAGAAATGACCTGGGAAGAGTTTCCAAATTTGGAACTGTAAAAGTGAGAGATTCGTTTGCTCTCAAAAGATTCAGTCATGTGCAACATCTATCTACGGAAGTTTCGGGAATATTGAGAGTCGGCCAGGATATGTTTTCCGGATTAGCTTCTTCTTTTCCTACGGGAACGTTAAGCGGTGCTCCTAAGATAGAATCCATGAAGATCATCCATAGGATAGAAAACGATCCTAGGGGACCTTATGGAGGAGCGGTAGGAAGATTCGGCTTCGATGGAAATTGTTCCTTTTGTATTCCGATCCGAAGTTATTTCAGAAAGGAAGAAGAGGCAGTGGTCAGAGCTTCCGGGGGGATCGTGATGGATTCTGATCCGGATGCAGAATACGAAGAGATCGGTCATAAATTAGGAGCGATTTTGAAAGCGATGGAGGCAACTCGATGA